Proteins from one Blattabacterium sp. (Blattella germanica) str. Bge genomic window:
- a CDS encoding 30S ribosomal protein THX: MGKGDKKTRRGKIRNKTYGNLRPNPKNTKKKKKTN, from the coding sequence ATGGGAAAAGGAGATAAAAAAACTAGAAGAGGAAAAATCAGAAACAAAACTTATGGAAATCTTCGTCCAAATCCAAAAAATACTAAAAAAAAGAAAAAAACAAATTAA
- the coaE gene encoding dephospho-CoA kinase (Dephospho-CoA kinase (CoaE) performs the final step in coenzyme A biosynthesis.), translated as MKFFLIGITGKMGSGKSLLSSFLKKKGIPVYSSDERGKILMNQTKIIKKNIIKHFGKDSYKKEKINKTYLSEIVFKNPIALKLLCSIVHPWISIDFKNWIFYVQKKALYVIKESAILFESGSYKECDFIINITSPIEKIIERIIKRDNLSENQIVNRLKNQISNKKRKEKSHLIINNYSSEMYLEKKADRIHELFENLYKHQYGKRR; from the coding sequence ATGAAATTTTTTTTGATAGGAATAACAGGAAAAATGGGATCTGGAAAAAGTTTACTTTCTTCATTTTTAAAAAAAAAAGGAATTCCTGTTTACTCTTCAGATGAAAGAGGAAAAATATTAATGAATCAAACAAAAATTATAAAAAAAAATATTATTAAACATTTTGGAAAAGATTCTTATAAAAAAGAAAAAATTAATAAAACTTATTTATCTGAAATTGTTTTCAAAAATCCTATCGCATTGAAATTACTATGTTCTATTGTTCATCCATGGATTTCAATTGATTTTAAAAATTGGATTTTTTATGTACAAAAAAAAGCTCTATATGTTATAAAAGAATCTGCTATATTGTTTGAAAGTGGAAGTTATAAAGAATGTGATTTCATTATCAATATAACTTCTCCCATAGAAAAAATAATTGAAAGAATCATAAAAAGAGATAATTTAAGTGAAAATCAAATTGTAAATCGCTTAAAAAATCAAATATCCAATAAAAAAAGAAAAGAAAAATCTCATCTTATTATTAATAACTATTCATCTGAAATGTATTTAGAAAAAAAAGCAGATAGAATACATGAATTATTCGAAAACTTATACAAACATCAATATGGGAAAAGGAGATAA
- the yajC gene encoding preprotein translocase subunit YajC: protein MFFLLQQNSIANTIWMFALIFIIFYFFMIRPQIRKQKIEKNFRIILKKGNNIVTNSGMHGKIIDITDNFCILETITGKIKLEKNTISKELTQLRYSETLNHKNNKQKKK from the coding sequence ATGTTTTTTTTATTACAACAAAATTCTATTGCAAATACTATTTGGATGTTTGCATTAATTTTCATTATATTTTATTTTTTTATGATACGTCCTCAAATACGAAAACAAAAAATTGAAAAAAATTTCAGAATAATTTTAAAAAAAGGAAATAATATAGTAACAAATTCAGGAATGCACGGTAAAATTATAGATATTACAGATAATTTTTGTATACTGGAAACTATTACAGGAAAAATAAAACTTGAAAAAAATACAATTTCTAAAGAGTTGACTCAATTACGTTATAGTGAAACTTTGAATCATAAAAATAATAAACAGAAAAAAAAATGA